The following DNA comes from Cucumis sativus cultivar 9930 chromosome 7, Cucumber_9930_V3, whole genome shotgun sequence.
ACCAGTCATCCCAATTACTCTTGCCCCTCATTCAACGTATATGCAAGTTGAAATCAACCACCTATTACATTTCCTGATAGGAGGTAGGGTGCTAAAATTTAGGCTGAGGGAATTTGCCCTGATTACAGGCCTCAACTGCAATGAAATACCATATGTTAATATAGAAGATATAAAGGGTGGGGAAggttgaaaatgatttattttgaaacactAAAATCGATGACaatgaattatttgaatacTATGTTCCATATAAGCACGGCTGGACCCATGGAGATAGAATACGAATTGCCAAATTATACTTCCTAGAGAGCTTTCCACTCCCACAGCAAGAGTCTTCGAGTATTGAGTGGGATCATGTCTTAATGGTAGGTGATGACGAACTGTTTGATAGTTATCATTGAGGGAGGATTGCTTTTGACCTCCTATTAGAATTTATGAATAGGCTTGTGAGTAGCAAAGGGAAAACAGGGATATTCATGGGAggattcattttttcaatccTAGTTTGGGCTTACGAGGTAATTCCAACCTTGAGTACGCCACCAAACTTCTTCGCAACACGAATCTCAAATGAAGTGCCCTGGAAAATAAATTGGGCAGCAGATACACAACCAAAATGGAAGGACCTACAACAGAAGGTCTTTGATTCGCCAATGGTATGAAACTCATTTTACAAACAGATTTTACATGTAGATAATCACTTAtagttgtaatattttttttcttcttgaaacAGCTTGAACTAACTTCAATGCTTGTTACACATGACGAAATGAGCAAACCATACTTCGCACCATTTCTGGATGCAGAAAAAATGATTCTTAGAGAGGTTGAAGAAAAGTTTACAAAGGGCCAAAAAGCTGACCGTGTAGCTCACGTGTCGCTTAGTAGAGGCATGTCATCTACAAGCACGCTTGATGGACTAGCCAAGGCTGTTGAGAGTATTAAACAAACccagaaaaaaatggaaagaaggaTGGAGGAGATGTGGATTGTTCAAGACTGTGGAGgagaaaatgaacaaaaagttTGAAGAACTGCATGTCAACTTAAACAACATTGTTGAAGAGATCAAAAAGAAACAACCTACTTCTTCAGGTGTCCAAAAGACAACCGAATATATGGTAAGCATGATctttaaactataattaagTTGCTTCTCTGATTATgtgtatatgaaataaaatttaaaattacactGTATTTGTAGTTTAGGGGGGGCAAGGTCTTTTGAGAAGCACATTGATGAGGTGGAGGAgcgaaaggaagaagaagatgaagctAAAGACCTGAGCATGCACTTGATGCATCAGAAAGGCCTTGGAAAAAGGGACAACGGTGAGGGAAGGGGAGGGGTTGCTGGAAGTGGGAGACAAGGCTCAGGAGGATCAACTGATAAACAACCGACatcaacaaaatcataaacagTACCTTCTAAAAGTGGCCAAGATGAAGATCAACAACCGTATACGGTgatttataaagtaaattatagTACATTGTGTTGAAACtgtttataacaaatatttgaaactaaaCCGTGTACATAACTATAATAGACCACAAAGGATGAGGAAGAACTAAATGAGTTGATCAGGTCAATAGGTGAAAGTATTATATATGAtgaaatgaacaaaaagaaagaagacaaATTACAATGTATTATCAATTATGGTTACATTACATTTCCAAACTCTAACTTATTTACatctttttgttgttatattgtcatcaaattattattacattattatgttatattgTCATCAAGTTGGGTTGATTATGTTGTATGTGTTTGAGTACTATATTGATTACTGCAGTTACAGTGTATTTGTGATTATTCTATATATAGGACAAATGTACTACAATTACAAGGTATTTgtaatatgtttatatattagGATTGATTATTGCTTCGGGTAGATTGCGACTTCAATATTACACATTTAGAATACATTGAACTTGGAATAGTATGTTGATTGTTACGCAATCATTATAGGAATATGTATAGTTGGCATCagttacaaaatatagtgAGTTTGCATTGATTATGTTTTATGTGTTTGAGTACTATATTGATGAGCTAAGTAgtgttttataaaactttcATTGAGTTCAACAGCAAGCACAATGAAAAAAGTGCAAACAAActtcagaagaaaaaaagaaagacaacaaaTGACAAAggtactaaaataataaatatgaatgtCAGGTTCACAACTTAGACCATGGTACATTTGAACTTTCGTGTGCTACCAACTTATaggttaaagaaaattttccaaatgaGGACAGAATCTCAAATATAGACGAAAACAATCTAGCAACAAGGGTTATATTAAAACACGTAAGAATACCCTTGTACTACAATATTCCTAATTATATTGTGTAAGTTATAAATCGTATCTTATTAATAcagtacatttttttttagctgAACACAACCGAGGATGAGTTGATAAAGATGGCAGAGGAAAGGGATAAGTGATTGAAGGATAATTGATCGACAGTATACAGAGATTAAGCTAGCAATGAAGGGAATTATGATAGATGcaacaaaagagaaaacaagaaCATCATCAAACAACGAGAAGGAGAATGCAAATCTAGACATGTCATCATTTGATTTGCATCTAAGTCAAGATTGATCGTTATTCATTAAACTTTTATGTTATGGGCTCTTCAATTTATGATAgtatcttttgttttgttgctttatttacattggaaaaatatatattagtttatttaataaaaatctattgttatttttagaTACGTGAATCttaaaatacattgtatttgatattcaGGTCATCAAAATCTGGATGTACTTTGAGATGGTTAAATCTGAAATGCatgtacataaatataacatgATTGTTTGAAGAACTCAATATATTCAATTTACATAGTTAGAGAATATATGTCATGACTTCAATATTATGACAACCTGAATGTATCTAGATTGAAAGTTAACATGAATGTATCTAGATTGAAAATTACAATACTTAAGTCTAAAACATACAACATACAATATTACTTTAGAATTGAACATGTTCGGTAAAgcataaaatattacaaatactttgtatgttaaataaaaatgataaattttatatgaacCAACCATTCgaatttttattacaaaatggaaaaaattcaagtgataaaAGAATTGTAACTGATACTTATAGAAACTATTGAATGGTTACCTAATCTTGAATTGGTTCTTTACAAGACGTGCAATTGTGACCTCGTTGATCACACCTGCTACAACAAACAattgtctttttctctaaaaatgacaaaaaaactCTTCTTTTTAGGCCTTCCAGTTGGACGTTTGACATGGAGCAGAATAAGTCCATCGTTGCCATCTTGGTAGGTTTTCTTAATTTGGTCTACACTACCAATAAGACATGTTGCCTTCTTATACaagtttattagatttgaaACAGAATAAAACTTATCAGCGTACATATGCAAGTTAAGATTCCTTATAGAAAGGGCAATACAAGCATGTGAGCAAGGGATCAAATCAAAGTCCCTTTGACGACATGAGCACATACGGGTCAAAATATTGACAGTAAATTGTTCCTTACGATAGTAGACTTCAAATTCATGTTGATCTATgatatatttgtcaaattgtTAAATCCAATGTCATTCACAAATAAGTGTATAGATAATaattgcaattattttttaagtctCAAACAACTTACATTCATTGAATAattgcaattatttttcaagtcTCGAACAACTTACATTCATTGAGCGACTTTCCCTTAGAGATTCTCGAATAATATCTTCTTCATATACCGATAGTTTCGTacgttgaaaattttatttggtgCAACGTTCATAGAACCATTTTTGAACCAAACTACAAATTGATTCTAAAAGTCCAACTACAGGTAATTCTCGAGATTCTTTCAACGTAAAATTCATGCTTTCAGAAATGTTGGTCGTAGTAATCGAGTATCTCTTTCTCCTAAAAAATGCCCTGGCCCACCTATGTCTTTCGATATCTTCCAACTCATGCCTAGTTGATGGAGAGTGATGATCAAGTTCTCTCATGTAGTACTCAAACATCAACGGGGTATAAGCTCTGGTACAACTGTGGAATGGTTCCTCAATATGAAGCAACTTATGGTTCTTTTTCAAGTTCTTATAGAGATGGAATGCACATAATCCATGCTCGGCTAATTCATACACAACATTAAACCCATTTTCTATACTCTTGTGAGCATCGGACACAATTATCATTTCGTTATTTTTCccaaaaataactttaaaattgcGAAAAAACCATGTCCATGACAAGTCATTCTCTAAATCAACCACAACAAAAGCTAGTGGcacaatttgaaattttctatcaATAGTGTAAGCATAAATGAGCATACCAAGATATTTGTTCTTCAGTGATGCACCATCAACTGAAGTAACTGGCACACAATAATTCCATGCATCAATTGAAGTTGTAAGGGCCATGAACTTGAATCGACCTTTGTCGTCTAGTTCTTCAGCTGTGTACGTTCCTAGTAATTATACAATAAACGTGATATTAGAATTACagtatatttcaaaaatgagCAAAATAACTAATAGCAAATACATagtatttgatatatatattttaccttGGTTGTTTCTAATCAATGCATCCGTGAATGCTGCCAACATTGCATACGAGTCCTCTGGGGTACCCCTAATTGAACTCAATGCAATCTCACGTCCTCTCCAAGCTTTATCATAACTTACATTTACCTCATGATTAATCTTCATGTAATTAATAACATCAGAAGGACAACATGGAGTCttgtcattcattttaaaaaatgacttttAACAATCTAGGATGTTGCTTGTCAGTGATCATTTTTAACAATGTCAACGACACACTAGTGAGTACCGTAAACTTATGAACAATCCaaatatcacttttttttaacacaaaagCACGTAAATACCATGAATAGGCCATATCTTTGCATCAAATGTCAAAGAACGTGCGGTTGGACCTAACtgtaacaaattcaaaactattgTTCACGGCCAACAAATAAATCGCTTTCTTCAGTATTGACTTAGTTCTAAACTTTACTCTCACCTTAATAGGCACTGCATCATTTGGTGAATCAAACGAATGAACGTCAATTATCCCTGCTACATTATGTGTAAGTTGTTGTGTATTTACTTCATTATTCAAACACGATGTATTTCCAACCAACCTAGCAGGTGCAGAATCAACAACCACAACAAAATCATTGTCGAGAAACTTCGATATAATCAACATAAGCCAATACACGTCCTTGTCTTCAACAATCTAAATAAGGTTTGAACTATTGCATCCATCTCAATAAAGAGTAATGCGACACACAGAAAGATCTAAAGATGGAAAAAATCTACCTTGAATGCACTGTATGAGTTCTTGAAAGGAAGATGAGCATGGAATGAATACACCAACCATACGATAGTCAATATATCAGGAAGATTCCACCCATCTaccataaaaaacaatcttCACACATTGCAATGTCATTACCAGAAACGCTAGAGGATCAAGGTAAAGGAATTCCAAGACAACCgaacaataaaattgaaacctGTCGTGAAGGAATTCCAAAACAACCGTACaataaatgtgaaattatTTAGGGAACTgaaaataaactttgaatACTATTGtacttcaaattaaaaggtcgataaaaaaaactatggaGGATAATTGGtagaattaaataatttcatataaaaatcACATTATTTTCACGGTTTTTTTGGGATATTGACCtctgaaattaaattttaagtattttggtgattttatatcaaactttaaaaccaatttttaaataatatcaatgGAAAATATACCTCATATTTGCTTATTCTTCCATCAAATGATTGTATTCTCCCCATAATTTGATGCATTTAACGTctttatcattaatttaagGAAATTTTTATCATCTGTATGCATACATATCGTTATATTAACAttgattttcattaaataacatcaatttattattattaatatcgTCATactgtttataaaaaatttattacatgCATAATTACGAGAAAGATGTTAATATgaagttattattatatcaaagGTATAATTTTAGGgaatgatataattttaaattcaaatttgttacaTGCATAATTATGTCGTacaataaaagataaatttgaaaaaatatgtatttatatgatataataaaatgttccTAAGAATTAaccaaaccttaaaaaaatatagtaagaATTAACCAAAGTTTATCAAACGTACAAGAAAGAATTATATTATCCATCATTTTATAGATAGCAAACAAAAGTgatatatgaaacatttttaaaaatagaataataaattaaaatatttacaatataaaatctactaattttaaaattttccctatatatatactaataaaaataaattgttaatcatggtataaatttgaaagacTAAATCTAGAAAGTTGTTGGTTAAATAAGAtcgaaaataaatattagaaatttattatttttataaaactaaatgatACGAAAagattgtcaaaaaaaaattgctaaaagtctgaattatttaaaaaaaaatgctattgTCCAAGGTGTActctattattttctattattccTATTAGAAAATctgtttaaattttgtcaagTGCATCAGGCTTACACGTCATAGGGTAATTGCACTGTGTTTCAAATTGGTGTCCAAGATTTACTACTATGTGTTttttatccaacaaaatagGCCAAgatattgagtttttttagataaaatttcTCCAAACCCCATCtacattatattaatcaaataatataaatgattttgaaaaaaacccAAAGGAAGATGCAACTTTAATAACTTAGATTCttggtttatttttatcaCCCAACACTCGTTGCAACTACAATAGTAGTGACAAAAGAATTGGCTTTATAAAACATGCTTCAATTTCGTGCGCAAGGATCATACTAAGAAGTTTTTCTTGTAAACACAAATTCAATAGAAAAACGGTTTTGACATAGAATGGATGATAATAGAAATTCCCCATTGGAGAAACCCTACTCTCTATCGATACTAGatattgaatttcaattttgtatccATCAATCAAGAAATAAAAGGTTATGAAACTTTGTTCTCTTGTACATGCCTGGTACAAATTCAGTTGgcaaacattaaaagaaagacaacaaTATTGTAGAGGAAGAAAAGGCAATTTGGTCAGATTATACATACTATTTATTAGTACCTCGGTATGAAAAAGATTATTGGAGAATTACATACTTCAACCGCACTGCAACTTTGGCTTGCTTGCATCATTTACTACTAATACTCATTAGAAACCcaaattttggtataaataaatctaaaccctaatataatttataaaatttgcaGAAATAAGCATACAAGACTTATGGTATGGTGGTATAGCTTCAATGACATTCCCCAAGAAATCCGCATGGAAGGCAACCCCCCCACCAGATCAGCTTCAGCAGTTGAGTCAATAGGAGCACATTCAACTTCACTCAAAAACAAGTTACTTCcagtttttcaaatttatatttctcaTACACAGACAGACAGGCAGGCTTAAGCATTAGTGTGTATatgagtgtgtgtgtgtgagagagaaagaggggGGAATCACTATGCAATAtctttctaataaaatatgCGTCCCCTTCCGAAGGGAGCTTCTCTAAGCTAGCAGAATCAACAAATCAATACAAGTAATGTTCCTCATCCTAGATTTCCAGGGagatttctttgttctttttctacaAGCGCAATCTATCatcaacaaactaaaataagagCAGAAGACTAGGCCATATTTATAGAACAGAATAAATCTATCTAGATATCAAACTAAAGTGAGGAATAAACACAACCAAGAAAAAGTATATGCTAAAACCTACACCACAGCAGACAGCACACTACATTGAAATTGTACTAGATCAGGACAGCCATATTAGGCACAAACTAGCTTGCAGTAGTCTACATAATAGTATCTAAAACCATACAATGAAATGTCTAATACACTCTTCTAGTCCTTCAAACGCTTCCTTGGGACCTCTAGTATTTGTGAGAAGCGCCTATCAATGGGCCACAAAACTAAAGGAACCTGTGTTTGAAGACTCTATATGGCAAATCTTAGCAAGACAGCAATGGAGAAAAGACAGTACTGACTAATGTGTTTGAAGTCTCTTTTCTAGCTTCAAAGGGGATAGACGGTACTGACTACGCAATGATTCTACCTTGCATAAGGATGATATCGACTACTCCCACTATAGCCTCCCCTTCCATACAAACCACCTGCTCCACCATAACTAGCACCAGGACCAGAGTCGTAACCTCCACCATAACCTGAACTTCCATAGCTCCCATATCCATCAACCCCTCGTCCATATCCTCCTAAGCCACTCGTGCCATATCCCCCACCAAACCCACCACTGTAAGGTCCAAATCGACTAGAATAACCAAGGGATGAATCACCTCGGTAGCCACCTAAGCTATTGCCTCCAAACCCTCCATAACCACCACCAAAATCACCACCACTACCATAACCATAGCCACTTCCAATCCTACCACCAATACCACCAGGATTCCTAAAGGGGCCAGGTCCAAAGCCTGCATCAAAGTCCCCATAAGAACCACCATATCCACCAAAGCCATCATTGAATGTACGAGCCCTAGAGTTGCTACCATAAGCAGGAGCAGGTAGTGGGTTTGAGGATTTCTTGGGTTCAGCTTTCTTGATCTCCACCTACAACAAAGTAACTTAGTCAACCTAAATCTTCTGcaatttaactattttgacAGCCCTTCCCTTGGGGAATCTATACCTGTAATAACCTCCACCTAAAATTAGTAGCAAAAAGAAGTAACTAATGGCATAATgcttaaaaaaatgcattcgCATAGAGTGAAAAGGTTGAAAATCGTCCGTTATTATTAAAACCGGAGAATAGAATGGTGCAAAATCTCTGGGAAACAGGATTCTGTTTACACTTTGCTCACTTGCAGTCCATTTATATATGCTCACCTGGGTACCAGACATATCTATCATATTTCCTTTGGACAAAATTTCATCTACAACTTCTTCCTCCTCAAAAACTATAAACCCAAAGCCTCGGGAGCGGTTTGTCTCATGGTCACGAATAATCTGGTGTTCCACAATTTTCCCATACttggaaaagaaatgtttgaattCATCTACAAGCAAGAAATGTAATAAACAGATTAAACAGAAAACATATAAACTACAACAATGaatatgttttgaaaagaaagtgtAAAATCATCTAAAGGCAGCACGTGTTGTACTAAAGAGATCACAACACGTAACACAAAAACTAAAGCTAACGAGAAGAACAAATAAACAGTGGCTGAAACAAATATTGGTACcacaaactttttatttaaaaaaaaaggctgCGACATATAACACAAATAACCCTACCTTCAGTAACCGTTGATGGAATCCCaccaacaaatattttctttgtcttaAAATCCTTTGATTGACCTTGCCCTTTAGGAATGGTTCTCTTAATTTCAACCTAATTTCATTCAGCAAAGTAAGTgtcagaaaaaagaaaataaaacaaataaccaagaaagaagagagggtatcaaagaaaaattattaaccaTCCAACAGAACTCAAAAGAAACCTCATAAAACCATGAGAGACCAGATAGTAACGCCATTTAACCAATTTAGCAGAATAAAATATTCCATTAGCcagtaaaatcaaaataaattggatCACCCACTTGTTTCCCATTGATAACGTGTGTATCTTCGATAACCTTGTCAACCACAGAAGGATCAGCATAAGTGATAAACCCAAAACCTCTAGGTTGTCCTGTGTACCGATCTTTCATGATGACTGAGTCTGTAATCTCTCCATAATTCCCAAAATGCTTGTTGAATTGAGCTGGATTTTCCAAAAACACAATAGAAAGAACGTCAGCTGCAGTCAGATCTAAGCTAACATTGCACATAatcaatttagaaatttagcAAAATCAATAATTCGTTTAATTGTCGATCCTCTTCAACAGATCTAGTTGAAGTATAAACAACAACTAAAccacaaaataaaagttcataaactatctatacaaaaaaaaaaaaagaatacccatcaagaaaaacaactaTTTTCTGCAGAATTAAACATAGGAACAAAAACTCACTGTAAGTTGTATCCTTCGCCAAACCTCCAATGAAAATCTTCctgggaaaagaaaagcaacaaaatagTGAGAACAAAAAATCAAGATCTCAGGAAAACTGAGACAAAGAAGCCGATAAGAAGGCCTAAAAGGGGGAAGACGcaaattgagaaagaaaaatatacaaacCCGGGGCTAGCGCCGTCGCCGGTGTGAGGGTTTTCGCTCTTCGATTTGGACGCCATCAGAGATATGGGTAGTGGATGAATTCTTGCGTTGAAGACGAAGATCGATAtcgatttaaaaaaaaaaaaagtagaaaagaagaagaaagatagttgattttagggttttgaggaGATTTGCCACCACCAGAGAGGATAACGATTTTAAATCTTTCAGAGAGAAATAGCCCAATTTTTTTAACGTGAATCGGACCAATAATTGGGCTGCTCAATTTGGGTGTCTTATCATTAAGCCCAAAACTTCGCAATACAGTGAGAGCTTACGAATAGTCTATGCCCGTATGGAGATAACCCTTGTGATGGCAAAATAACCCCTAACAATTTGTAAAataccaaatctaaaaaatactttcaattttagtaaaatcgtctcaactaaatattttttttgataaattttcaatcactGTTGGCTATGCCTCAAGGCCATTTTTACAATTACTtgaatcttctttttctaggttttattagataaaagaaaaaaaaaagattgagagAGGAGACAGTTGACAAGAGACAAACACATTGAGAGGAGAGTTGTACAATGTGTCCCCATTTGTTTCCGTCAAATCTTGTGACAAATTCTTTGATGAATTGAAGAATAAGTAGGTGATTCTTGTCGAATATCATCACTGTATTGTTCAATCTGAAAAAGTTTAAGAGGTTTTGACCCAAAGAAATTTCGTCGGCTTTCATAATTTATTGTCAGAGCTGATTGCATCATGACTCTCTTccatgtttttgaaaattgaatttcttcCCATTAATGGcaacttttgtaattttatattttggataAATTTTTATGTAGCATATGTTATTTCCGTCTATTTCATTCAGGTTTAGGTGAACACTTGTACTTTTCATATTGGATAAGGACAATTGAGggattgtttcatttatttatttttttaatttttatttttgctaccataacaatttaaaattacttttgctatttttttaaagtaaaactCATAGTTTGCTATTCTTCTTGACAACTCTAATCTAtggtatatataatataaaagcctcaatgtttatatataaatttactcTTCAATTAGGAAATTTACTGTGATTACATCGCTTGATCTGTATTTTCATTGCAATTAACAATCTAGTAAATTCAATTTACGAAATTTgtgtattatatttaaaatatgaatttaaaaaaattaacaatttaatcgCACATAACGATTAcgtaaaaaatgttgaaaatagatgtcgtatttaaagaaattattacaaattgtTTTACAAAAACTAATGTAACTTGTTTTACGAAAGTATgacaatttggtaaattaaatatacaaatatttgtttatttgatttagaatacaaattttttaaaaataataataataaataattttcgtAATCCTTActccaaacaaatattatcataacactacttattataatctttttcCAAACCACATATTATCACAACACTACTTATTATAATCCTTACcccaaacaaatattatcataacagtatcaataataaatcttCTCCCAAACACatttatcataacactaagattatcataacactaggATTATCATAATCCTTTTTCCCCATAACTTTTTTCCTCTCCCAAACGCACCCtcaatgtttataaatttttttctatcaaacAATTcactttttggttttaatttctttggtaatataattaattatgaaaaactaatggaatttttatttacttttataaattaattattattttttattttgtgtaatataattaattagggtAGATTAATTGCTtttcatttacatttcaaaaattaaatatattttcctttttaatttattttgtaatataattaattgtggAATACTAATgactttttatttacattttagaaattaattaaaaattaaaatttattttttggtaatataattaattatagaagattaatagttttttcatttacacTTCTTCAAGTTTCACTACTATACAAAGGGCTTCCTTGATTTCTTTCTACCAATATtattgagtattttttttaattagttagttattttttcctcttaattttttttctaaaagtttaatatttagtacgtgaaaaaaaaaggttaattaCTCatgtagataccgtattttgtcctatattttttattttatttatttattataaaaaaaaggaatttgaatttttaatttttaatttatattttaaaacaaaaaaataataaaaacaaaaacatattttaaaaaaataaaaataaaaggctTGTTTCCCTccctattttttctcaatcatccatttttcttcctcaccaaactcccactttctcccactctatcACTTTCTTCCACCTTCTCCCCGCTTCTCCTTGCATTCCGCTTCATTATCTAAAAAACAATCGACGTCGCCCTATaaaaggagaaggaaaagatttTTAAAGGGGCACACGtacaagaaatttttttatgtgtgatttggaaaaaggagaagaggaTCAAGAAAGAACTTTTTGTGTTTAAGGTAGTTGGTAAGGTTTTTTATTCAGGTGTtgtcttaattattcatttaaattacTTATAGACATTTGGCACTCATTTGACAtcgtttaattatttgcatcattttaattatttgacacccATCTCACATTGTAAATTACTTACACCCATTTGACATgctgatttaattatttgcatcttttaaattacttGACACTCATTTtacattctgtgttaattacTTGTATCcatatgataattaattatgtatgtataattaattaattagcatcttGTATTTGGCAATACTCATTTTCCATTAGCACTCATTTTATCTTATGTGTTAATTACTTGTATCCATATGGTTACTTGTATCCATATgacattccactaaagtcccgtagttgcactcccctcactatagatatatttgtgtcaatttgataaaaccataatcagtaagttaatccttcacaggttgtttGTAACCTTGATTGGGTCAAA
Coding sequences within:
- the LOC101216682 gene encoding heterogeneous nuclear ribonucleoprotein 1, yielding MASKSKSENPHTGDGASPGKIFIGGLAKDTTYTQFNKHFGNYGEITDSVIMKDRYTGQPRGFGFITYADPSVVDKVIEDTHVINGKQVEIKRTIPKGQGQSKDFKTKKIFVGGIPSTVTEDEFKHFFSKYGKIVEHQIIRDHETNRSRGFGFIVFEEEEVVDEILSKGNMIDMSGTQVEIKKAEPKKSSNPLPAPAYGSNSRARTFNDGFGGYGGSYGDFDAGFGPGPFRNPGGIGGRIGSGYGYGSGGDFGGGYGGFGGNSLGGYRGDSSLGYSSRFGPYSGGFGGGYGTSGLGGYGRGVDGYGSYGSSGYGGGYDSGPGASYGGAGGLYGRGGYSGSSRYHPYAR
- the LOC101219435 gene encoding uncharacterized protein LOC101219435, translating into MNDKTPCCPSDVINYMKINHEVNVSYDKAWRGREIALSSIRGTPEDSYAMLAAFTDALIRNNQGTYTAEELDDKGRFKFMALTTSIDAWNYCVPVTSVDGASLKNKYLGMLIYAYTIDRKFQIVPLAFVVVDLENDLSWTWFFRNFKVIFGKNNEMIIVSDAHKSIENGFNVVYELAEHGLCAFHLYKNLKKNHKLLHIEEPFHSCTRAYTPLMFEYYMRELDHHSPSTRHELEDIERHRWARAFFRRKRYSITTTNISESMNFTLKESRELPVVGLLESICSLVQKWFYERCTK